The following nucleotide sequence is from Vitis vinifera cultivar Pinot Noir 40024 chromosome 14, ASM3070453v1.
TCATAAGATTTTGTACTTAAATATCCATgttgaaatatttcaaattttttagagatttgagattaatagaataatattatttaattttatgatatgaatgtaagaattttttatttttgtttattttttatttgtaaaatctaGTGTGCATATTTTAATACCATGTTTGAtgaaaaatggagattttgttttgatatatttgaaatatatggAAACTTGTTCcaatatgtataaaatatatatttgatttacgATTGAATTTTCTAGAGACATTTTTGAAAATCttgagtatatatattttttactttaaaaatgtaTATGAAACATATGACTTAGTCATGTAAtaacatatttgattttatatgtcacttttgtttaaaatattttttctttagttacataaaaatagttatttttattaatattacatATTGCTACTCATAGGGTATATTGTATTTATCCTCACGACTCTCTAAATCCAACATAATAGAAAAGAATggtttaaaaaaccaaaatatatattagatttagAGATAGAAACTCAAACCTTGATTTGAATGTTTCCAAAATTTTTGCTTTTGGTTTTcttctaacttaaaaaaaaaaaaaaaacctaatccTTTTATGTTTGCCGAAGATGCAACCTTTACATAAGCTATGCTCAATAGATTTCAACCTCGATAGTTTTCCCTTGGACAAAAGCATTTTCATTCCCTTCTCACTTATATGCCCAAGCCTGCAATGCCATAAATCTGAATTAACACTAGCATTAGCAATAACAATTGTATCCTTGCAACTAGAAGTCATAAACaatgttctaattttatttccttgaATGAAAACCATGGCTCCTTGGTGATTTTCCACACACTACTAGCAAATGACCCTTATCATCAAGTTGTCCTATAAAGATCAAGTTATACATTAACTTTGGTACATGCCTTACCTTCTAGATTTTCCACACAAATTTGTTTCACATATTCAATATAACATGACCAACACCAACAATGTCTAACGGTTCTCCATCAGCCATATACACCTTTCCATAGTTTCTAGTAACATAATTTTCCATAATTTCAAGGTGTGCAATGGTATGAAAAGAAGCTCTTGATTTTAACACCCAAGAGTTAATAGTATAATCAACAATAAGAGTACTGCATTTTATACCTCCTTAGTCACAACATTGGCAGTGTCATTTTTATTATCATCGTTCTTCATTGCTTTGCAATTTCTCTTTTTGCAACCAAACTTGCCACAATTCTAGCATTCTACATTTCATCAAGATTTGGATttgtctcttctttttcttgaattcaATCTACAATGAACTCAGTTAAAATTCCTTTCATAACTCCTATCTTTGGTCCCAAAATTTAGGGCAAAGTTTGATGTTGTTGTCTCACCTGAAATCTTTCATGTGAACTTTCTTAGGAAGAATTAGCATCATTAAACTTCAATTTTGAGTTCCCTATAGAATAGCTAACTACTACTCTCATGGGCTCCCAACTACTTGGTAATGAGGCTAGAAGAATTAAGGCACAAACTTCATAATGGAAATTAATTTCAACTAAGGACAATTGATTAATAATCTTGTTAAATTCATTCAAATTCTCTACCATTGGAGCACCTTCTCTcatcttcaaattaaataatgttTTCATGAGATATGCCTTGTTATTTGTAGAGTGCTTCTCATACATgtttgttaggaatttgaggctaatccaaactatggtaatcaccctagaggtaggggggggggggtttaaatagggtgatggtctctttttcacaaatttaaactatgcaaaaataagagataattatatgcaaatatataataaacaaaataaacacaattgcatataatttaaaagagttagggaagagagagtgcaaacacgagagtttatagtggttcgacacttccttgcctacgtccactctcctcaacctcctaaccgagtgagggttccactatcttgaagcttcaaccaagcttccaatctctttacaattggattatggttccaattcaccctcttggaattttggctccaagcaccctttacacttcttcaagagatatccctctcttgaacaacctctcaagtgatacccctcacttgagaaaattcctcacaaagatatacaaataatgatctctcaaaatcttagtaatagaactttaggttcaaagatacaagaaaaactaggattgaatggtgcactaaagatatgcaagttttggaataatgatgcactaaaaaatactcttccaaggctcaaatataatcaagaaatatttgggaaggttttgcttatgaaacaatgaagtttggagcctttttaaaaaagaaaaaagtcatactagcggttgggggttcgaccggtcgagctaggggtcgactggttgactagccgttagggaaagtgaccgttgggcctcaaccggacctcaaccggtcctcgaccagacctcaaccggttgaggttcaaccttgaccgggaagagaaggccactgggagagagaaacttttttgcctccctcaaccggtccttgACCAGACAAGcacaaccggttgaaccggttgagccatttttttggctcaacactcaacctttttcaacttaaaaccttttaacacaagtttgaaaatcatttaacacaaggttttagttgaaaacatgaaatcatccaattcttaagatatttaaaacaatattactcttggatgattttggtgcataaataaagaatgaaatgcatgaaagtcctagtgcaccaacaaccttacaaagggatcttaagaagctttggtcttgaaaaactcttctctttgaggtggtcttcttcttcatgatttctcattggcttgatttgtctttggattgccactttggaagtcgtcttgcctaatcacacttgaaatatgatcattagttctaaaccttgttttattatcatcaaaatcaagattaaccaaaccttggtttcacaatgtCAAATAGGAACTCCATTAGTCCCTTTGCGATTTTCTTCTTCACCATGCTATGTGTCATGTTTTTTGACAATGTTAATCTCATGACTCCTAACACTTGTTTATCAAAGAGATTCTAATTGATTTCTgatattgattttgatttctgtTTGAGAAGAGCTAGATGTAACTTTTTACCATAGTGATAACCTTCAATTTGCATTctctaaaatgtaaaatttgtatcATCGAACTTGTCATTTTCAAGCTCAAATCTATCTCTTTTAATCATTACTCTCACTCAAACCAAACTCTGATACCACTtcttaggatatatatatatatataagaaacaaaaaatagagagaacaCATAAGATTTATTGTAATTTATTCTTAATGTAAGAGTTACGTCTACTTTGCTACTCCAGAATTTCTAgtatgattaaaaagaaaaatataaggtgATCTTATGCCTAATATCACTCTATTTTCACACACTTACCCCTAAAAAAGGTCATCCTAATTAATTCCTTATATAATGAGAAAATCAGGGCAAattaatacatataaaaaatacataaaataccccttaaataaaaaattaggctCCATACAACTCAATatgattttctcttcttttcctttttttgtagACCATGGTTggttgttttccatttttgtagaccatgtttggttgttttccatttttgtagACCATGTTTGATtgttataaaatttgaaggaaagaaaatgaaagaagggaaagaaaaatataaggaaaacaaaTATACTGTTTCCTCTTACtttgttgtttattaaaaagttgagagaaagaaaattaactgtaccaaatttttttttcttcctgggtattttttaaaatccccTATTAAATCAATTCAATTGCCCGGAGTTACCTGCACCATGAAACGATTGAAATTAATGTCTctcccaaataaaaaattctctATTACTCTCAACATTGAGAGGTACCTTAATTTGTCAATTGACCTAGTCATCGTCTCAATGAGTACAGGTGCTTTTGTTTTCAGGGTTTTGTTCAAAGTATCTTCAGGATTTGGACTTTATTTAACGAATCTTCAACGATGGTGGGTGAGACAATCTCACATTAAAAGGCAGAGATTTCTGTCCTGTCAAAGATATATGACCCCTCCTTTGTCGAAAGTTAGAGCTCAAAAGTAAAATATTGATTATGATGCGAATTCTTAACTAGGCTCAATGGGACTCAACCACACGGCGCCACATGGCCAACTTCACATGCCACACACGGTTTGGGACATAAGCCTTCGCTCCTAAGATACTCAGCCACTATGTAATGACCACATTATTGTGCCTTCTATAAATGGCCTCCATCTTCTCCACATTCTGTTGCACTGCTAATTACTTCACCTAATAGCAATGGAATCAACCTCTTTGTTCCCTTCTCCTACGCTAACCTCCTTGCCCTCTTCATCAGCTAAGGCGTCTTACCGGAAAAAACCGGTTAGACGGGTTGTTGCTGCAAGTAGAGGACCGGGTGACAGAGACTATAGGGGCAAGCTGGTGGATGAAAACATGATTGTCCTCAGAATGCGCATTAGAGAAGTGAAGATGTTGGAGACGAGTAAATCACCCCCATCAAATTGGATGGAATGGGAGAAGCGGTATTATGAACATTACAATGAAGATGTATGTCAAGCAGTGGGGTTGCTGCAATCTTACCTGATGAATATTAGGCCTAGTCTTGCTCTAGGGTTTTTGGGACTTATCTCATTGAGTGTGCCCATGTCAACTGTGATGGGTATGTTTCAGGCTATAAAGATGGCCAAGGGACTCTTATCTGGGTTAAGCTGATGGATTTTTTGGCCCTTGATACATTTTGTCAAATTTAAAATGGTAGTTTGGATAGAAAAACTTGATCTCTAACTGTcctctttgtatttttattttttgggtgtATGGAGTAATTATTACTTACCTGTATCCGGGTTGGATATGTAGATCATTGTTTTATCTTGGTCACTAGTTTACTGGTTTCCAGCACATGCATCAATGATCAAATTTCTACGGCAGTCTCTGTAATAAAGCAGCACTGCTgccataattttattcattcgCTTGAAGGGAGGgcaaattctttctttttcttaccaTGCCTGCACTAATTTATAGATACCATGGAAAGCTTAACTTCTCTTACATGTTCAGTGGTTGAAAGCCAGTAAAGAAGCAAATTTAATGGGTGCATGCATGGCAGGTGGAAGTTCTGTGTTCTTCTGGGTTCAATGAAGGAATAGCAGTATATttagaatgaaataaaaagaaagaaagatcaaAGCTTGAATGTTGAACTAGCTGAGCATCGAGTGGATTAATGGAAAGGCCTTGCTTGAGTCCTTTGCTTATTCATATTACTTGCTATCGGCTTATGTTATTCAAGGATGTATCTGAGACAAATATGGTAAATTCTGGGAGGCTATTTGTAATTTGATCCTTTGTACTATGATTATATTTGGATTTTAACGTGATTTACATTTCACATTTGCAAGTTATGGAATATCTTAACTAGGGTTAGTGGAGGTGACCTTTGCTGTAGGGTTCATTCAAAGGGAGGAggggggaagagagagagagagagagagagagggatcGGGCCTGGAGATTTAGTTGGCAGCTTTCTAGTGCATTAATGTTCCGATCCCAAAGAGATAGgtaaattgaaaagaaatgtatatacaattaaaattgGCAAAATAACTCGATTGATTCATCGGAACATATAGTATAGGTTCGTGTGAATGGTAGTTAAATACTAAAGAGGTAACAACAACATGGCTTCTGAATTAATTCACACGCTACCATGTTGCAGAAGACATATACTAACCTGTGATTAACATCCTAAACTAaggagtttttatatttaaaagctGAGTTTTATAGTGTAGAATCAATTTTGATTTGAGAGATCACGAAATTTTGCTTTCAAAGGTGTTGGAACAGATTTCAGAATTTGATGCAGATGGGCAACATAGTAGCTCAAATCAGAATCTCCGATTTGGAGCCTAGAGAAATCAAATCTTTCGATTTGGGAAATACAAAGGAACTGAAATCGGGTTTGAAAGAAGTTCCAAATGGATTTCAACCCAACAAAGTCGAGAAGTCCAATTTCGATTGTCTTTATGAAAGCAGTTTTGGCTAGGAAGAAAAGTCCAATGCtgaattttcttcatatttcaaatcaaaatttcgCATCAGCAACCActtgaaatagaaaattttttatttcatggcTATTTTGATTTCATGACTTTTTATTGaagtttgtaatttttttaggacTTGGCTATGTaggattaattttatatatgtatcaTTCTTAGAGAGGGACAAATTTATGGATAGATATATagagaaaaatagagagaaagagatttggattttgtttgttttggtgtcATTTCAATAAaagtttagtttttctttacccttttcttatttaataaacCAAATATGGGCTGTGAAAAGAAATCCTTCATCATATTTGACTTATCATGACGATCCAAAGAAAAGCATAAGCAAGATGGAAAATTCCTCCTTTCTacctaaattatatatataatattgcaAATTGCATTCTACATTGTTCATCACAATTAAGTAATAATGAACGTCGGTAACTTTCtacctaaattttatatatatatatatataatattgcaAATTGTATTCTACATTGTTAATCACAATTAAGTAATAATGAATGTTTAATTCAATTTCAATGATGCTTGATGATAACTCGCCTTGATTGATTGTCAATGAGATTAAGATAAATCTCCCATATGAATTTAGGGTTCCATTGTTAAACCAGAAACAAAGATTAgggttaattaaaaatatttttgaggtCAAAACTTTATTGCCAAATTAGAATTTCATATTTGAACAGGTTTAAGATTAGGTTTAGTTTTACTTTGAGTCTTTGATCATCAAACGGAGAAAAATTTATACTTCATTGAAATCTATCTTTTGATCAAGTAAACACTTCCATGTGGACATCCAGATACTAACTACCATAGTTACcgtttctttgatttttcttgatgGTACATAGGTCTGCCGGCAGTACTTAGTTGCTTCAATATCCAAAAAGAAATTGATAAAGGTCTCTCCTTCATACACATcttgatcataagaatatgaaGTAAATGTGGAACACCTAGATGGAacaaaatagaacaaaattCCTGAGAAACCCACCGCCATTGTATTAGACAGGTTTTTCCCGACTGCTGACCGGTGAAAGATGGTTAGAGTGATTGTCACTTCTCTTTAAAGATTAAGAAACATCTTGAACATATGAAACATGTGCATACAAATGAGTGCTGCAAATATTGATCCTCCTCTCTCTCGTCTTCTATTTTCGCAGTTTATGTTGaattttcattccttttttttggtATATTTGCAATTATTTGTTGACAGTGTTAGCACAAACTACTGTTGGAAGTATCAATTATCGCTTAATTTGAACTAATAATTTACGTGCACACCAAATTATCTCTGGCTTTTACTTTTTGTCCAACTGGCTATCATGAGAAATAGCCTTCATAGTATCGTCTTTATAATCTGGGGCCATCAGTTTTGTCGACAAGCAATCATAAATTCTGATTACTTCATTGCATGTGGAAAACGTTTATGAGAGAGGAGGCGCATCTGCCTTCATTCTTTCTTGTCGAGTGGCTTTTTATAACACCAAGGGATTGTATTGAGGTTGGACGAAATTCCAAATTTGTTCAAAGTTCACAACCGCCCAAAACCAAGCTTACCTTGGCGACTCTGCAAGTTGGTAAGATCTCAGGTTTTTAATACCGCTTTCAAAGCCGTTTGTTGGGTCAAAAAGGGTGATAGAACATATCAACTCTGAAAATGTCAATTAACCTAATTTCTTCGTGATATCTTATATCATATGGGGAGAAAGTTTCTGACCCTATACAAGTATAAggttattataattatatggCCCGTTTTAAAATTGTGAGAGTCCCTTTTGTCCCCGAGTGGACAATATTTTCACGATTGAATACAGGTTGCTACTTCTTTAACTGCATAGagattcttttaattttaggaagtgttttggAAGTAACTTCAGGCAGAGTGGGGGCTTTCAGTCTATCATTAGGGTTTCCTGAAGTTCtgattttatagaataaaccaTATATCAGACATCCAAGCAGTCACCAAGAAAGCTTATGAGCATTGTTCGCAATAGACCTAA
It contains:
- the LOC104881555 gene encoding uncharacterized protein LOC104881555, translating into MESTSLFPSPTLTSLPSSSAKASYRKKPVRRVVAASRGPGDRDYRGKLVDENMIVLRMRIREVKMLETSKSPPSNWMEWEKRYYEHYNEDVCQAVGLLQSYLMNIRPSLALGFLGLISLSVPMSTVMGMFQAIKMAKGLLSGLS